A genomic window from Paenibacillus thermoaerophilus includes:
- the recJ gene encoding single-stranded-DNA-specific exonuclease RecJ, translating into MLRSKARWSLSEASEERAAQAAKLAEELKLHPVVADVLVSRGYADPESAGRFLRADLADVHDPYLLDGMKEAVGRIRLALERGERIRIYGDYDADGVSSTSLMVRLMRRLGADFDYYIPHRVREGYGLNHAAVEETAAGGFGLIVTVDTGISAVEQVERARELGVDVVVTDHHEPPEVLPQAAAIVNPKKTGCPYPYKSLAGVGVAFKLAHALLGRLPEEWLDLVALGTIADLMPLDGENRIFVKHGLERISGTEQPGLRALLGVAGVSEGQPVTAGQVGFALGPRLNAGGRLEHAGDAVELLTTEDRETALRLADRLDALNRERQQIVEETTEEALAMWEEEAALGRRVAVLAREGWNVGVIGIVASKVLERAYRPTLILGIDPGTGTAKGSARSIPGFDIHKALTECADLLEHYGGHTAAAGLTIRTDRIPELRDRLDALARAWLREEDYTPLLKADGVRRLEDATLESIGQLERLAPFGMGNPSPRFVIKGVRIDGRRTMGKDNRHMKLTLLGEDGGCRVEAVGFQMAGLLPQLSQTAELDVLAEWSINEWNGKRSPQLVLQDLRVPHVQVFDWRGQRLEAKLGEWRDASRSQAILFASAHSVGPEALELLESAGASAWLARSRGSLPQEEALPEIAAAAELSAEADADGWLPLTRAAAARGGWTDCADIWWADMPESVDDLRASLGQWKSPERLYVSFIEPQSYGTFRIPDRETFKRLYAALLPAPEWNPDNPNHWEALARRVAVSVPALRFMVDVFLELGLLERRGGTIAAVRTADRRDFSESGLYRRQSHRDELDEVLVMSTGTELAGRLSGWISAGK; encoded by the coding sequence ATGCTTCGATCCAAGGCGCGGTGGAGCTTGTCCGAAGCGTCGGAGGAACGGGCCGCGCAAGCAGCCAAACTGGCGGAAGAGCTGAAGCTGCATCCGGTTGTCGCGGATGTGCTCGTATCGAGAGGATACGCCGATCCGGAGTCGGCTGGCCGATTTTTGCGGGCCGATCTCGCGGACGTTCACGACCCGTATCTGCTGGACGGGATGAAGGAAGCCGTCGGGAGAATCCGGCTCGCGCTGGAGCGGGGGGAACGCATCCGAATCTACGGCGATTACGACGCCGACGGCGTCAGCAGCACCTCGTTGATGGTCAGACTGATGAGGAGGCTTGGAGCCGATTTCGATTATTACATACCCCATCGCGTGCGCGAGGGATACGGACTGAACCATGCGGCCGTCGAGGAGACGGCGGCGGGCGGATTCGGCTTGATCGTGACGGTGGATACCGGCATCAGCGCGGTCGAGCAGGTGGAACGGGCGAGAGAGCTCGGCGTGGACGTCGTCGTCACCGATCACCACGAACCTCCCGAGGTGCTGCCGCAAGCAGCCGCGATCGTCAATCCCAAGAAAACCGGATGCCCTTATCCGTATAAATCGCTGGCCGGAGTCGGCGTCGCCTTCAAGCTCGCCCATGCGCTGCTCGGCCGTCTCCCGGAGGAATGGCTCGATCTCGTCGCGCTCGGCACGATCGCGGATTTGATGCCGCTGGACGGGGAGAACCGCATATTCGTCAAGCACGGTCTCGAACGGATATCCGGCACGGAGCAGCCGGGGCTGCGGGCGCTGCTGGGAGTCGCGGGCGTCAGCGAAGGACAGCCCGTTACGGCCGGCCAAGTCGGCTTCGCGCTGGGTCCCCGGTTGAATGCGGGCGGCCGCCTGGAGCATGCGGGAGACGCCGTGGAGCTGCTGACGACGGAAGACCGGGAGACTGCGCTTCGGCTGGCCGACCGGTTGGACGCGTTGAACCGGGAACGTCAGCAGATCGTCGAGGAGACGACGGAGGAAGCGCTCGCCATGTGGGAGGAGGAAGCCGCCCTCGGCCGGAGGGTAGCCGTGCTCGCGCGCGAGGGATGGAATGTCGGCGTCATCGGCATCGTGGCATCCAAGGTGCTGGAGCGGGCCTACCGGCCGACCCTGATCCTCGGCATCGATCCCGGGACCGGCACAGCGAAGGGCTCCGCGAGAAGCATCCCCGGCTTCGATATCCACAAGGCGCTGACGGAATGCGCCGACTTGCTGGAGCATTACGGCGGGCATACCGCCGCGGCGGGACTGACGATCCGGACGGACCGAATCCCCGAGCTGCGCGACCGGCTGGACGCGCTGGCACGGGCTTGGCTTCGCGAGGAAGATTATACGCCGCTGCTGAAAGCGGACGGGGTTCGCCGGCTGGAGGACGCGACGCTCGAATCGATCGGCCAACTGGAGCGGCTGGCGCCGTTCGGGATGGGCAATCCGTCCCCCCGGTTCGTCATCAAGGGAGTAAGAATAGACGGCCGCCGGACGATGGGGAAGGACAACCGCCACATGAAGCTGACGCTGCTCGGCGAAGACGGCGGCTGCCGCGTGGAGGCGGTCGGCTTCCAAATGGCCGGCTTGCTGCCGCAGTTGTCCCAGACGGCGGAGCTCGACGTGCTGGCGGAGTGGTCGATCAACGAATGGAACGGCAAGCGGTCGCCCCAGCTTGTGCTGCAGGACCTGCGCGTCCCGCACGTGCAGGTGTTCGACTGGAGAGGACAGCGGCTGGAAGCGAAGCTGGGGGAATGGAGGGACGCATCCCGCAGCCAGGCGATTCTGTTCGCTTCCGCGCACTCCGTCGGCCCGGAAGCGCTGGAGCTGCTGGAGTCCGCCGGCGCGTCCGCGTGGCTCGCGCGTTCCCGCGGCAGCCTGCCCCAAGAGGAGGCGCTGCCGGAGATCGCCGCCGCCGCCGAATTATCCGCCGAAGCGGATGCCGACGGCTGGCTGCCGCTGACCCGGGCCGCGGCGGCGAGGGGAGGATGGACGGACTGCGCGGATATCTGGTGGGCGGACATGCCGGAGTCCGTCGATGATCTGCGGGCAAGCCTCGGGCAATGGAAGTCTCCCGAGCGATTGTACGTGTCGTTTATCGAACCCCAATCGTACGGGACGTTCCGCATCCCGGACCGGGAGACGTTCAAGCGGCTGTACGCCGCCTTGCTGCCCGCGCCGGAATGGAATCCGGACAACCCGAACCACTGGGAGGCGCTTGCCCGGCGCGTGGCCGTGTCCGTGCCGGCTCTGCGGTTTATGGTTGACGTGTTCCTCGAGCTGGGGCTGCTGGAACGCCGCGGCGGCACCATCGCCGCCGTCAGGACGGCGGACCGGCGCGATTTCTCCGAATCCGGCCTGTACCGCCGGCAGTCGCACCGGGACGAGCTTGACGAGGTTCTCGTCATGTCGACGGGGACCGAACTGGCGGGCAGGCTGTCCGGCTGGATCAGCGCGGGCAAATAA
- a CDS encoding adenine phosphoribosyltransferase, translated as MDFKPYIRVIPDFPQPGIRFKDITTLLKDGAAYRAVIDQLVERYKDEKIDLIAGPEARGFVIGAPLAYALGVGFVPIRKSGKLPGETIESSYDLEYGKDKLSMHRDAITPGQNVLIADDLLATGGTIRTTIDLVRQLGGNVVGAAFLIELTYLNGRDKLEGIEVTSLVKY; from the coding sequence GTGGATTTCAAGCCATATATTCGCGTCATTCCGGATTTCCCGCAGCCGGGTATCCGGTTCAAGGACATTACAACTCTGCTTAAGGACGGAGCGGCGTACCGGGCCGTTATCGATCAGCTCGTCGAGCGCTACAAGGACGAGAAAATCGATCTCATCGCCGGTCCGGAGGCGCGCGGCTTTGTCATCGGCGCTCCGCTGGCTTACGCGCTGGGCGTCGGATTCGTGCCGATCCGCAAAAGCGGCAAGCTGCCGGGCGAGACGATCGAGTCGTCCTACGATCTCGAATACGGCAAGGACAAGCTGAGCATGCATCGCGATGCGATCACGCCGGGCCAAAACGTGCTGATCGCGGACGATCTGCTGGCGACGGGCGGCACAATCCGCACCACGATCGATCTGGTCAGGCAGTTGGGCGGCAATGTCGTGGGCGCCGCGTTCCTGATCGAGCTGACGTACCTGAACGGCCGCGACAAGCTGGAAGGGATCGAAGTGACATCGCTTGTGAAATATTGA
- the nikR gene encoding nickel-responsive transcriptional regulator NikR: protein MEKDALTRFGVSMPEELAKQFDQYIADQGYSNRSEAIRDLVRKELLKPARQHEGQLVAGTIVTVYDHHVRDLPLILMDLQHSYHHEIISNLHVHLNRDQCLEVIVVRGRMSRLRKLHQAIQTQRGVAYAELSVTYTEEDEHVRPENRDFPHGHVHDHG, encoded by the coding sequence TTGGAGAAAGATGCGTTGACGCGTTTCGGCGTTTCGATGCCGGAGGAGCTGGCCAAGCAGTTCGATCAATATATCGCCGACCAAGGGTACTCCAACCGCTCGGAGGCGATCCGGGATCTGGTCCGCAAGGAACTGCTGAAGCCGGCGAGGCAGCATGAGGGGCAACTGGTAGCGGGTACGATCGTAACGGTATACGACCATCATGTACGCGATTTGCCGCTGATTCTGATGGATCTGCAGCATTCCTACCACCACGAGATCATATCCAACCTGCACGTTCACCTGAACCGCGACCAATGCCTCGAGGTGATCGTCGTCCGGGGGCGCATGTCCCGGCTGCGGAAGCTGCATCAGGCGATTCAGACGCAGCGCGGCGTCGCTTACGCGGAGCTGTCGGTCACCTATACCGAGGAGGACGAACACGTACGACCGGA